The stretch of DNA TATTTATACCCTAATTTATTGCGTATAATATACATTATACGTAGCATAGACGATTTTCGCGTAAATTTCGCTAAAAAGGGACAATTTTAGGCCCTTTGGGGGAAAATTAGGATTAAAATAAATGAGATTAGGATAAGACAGATCATACAGTATTTTTACGGCACCATCATTCAGAAAATATCAGATCTCTTACTTTTAACAACTTCTAGAATCCCCTTTTTAGGTTAATTAGTATGGGCTAATCAGATAAAAAGTGATAAGAAATTATTTAAAAAATTTGTAAATTGGCAGTATAGAAACTAGTACAAAAAGCACTATGAAAAGTATAAGGTACTGTCTTACGAAAAGCGGAATGTAAGCTCCAATAATAAGGCCAAATAGCATTGCACTAATTTTAACTAATCCTATATCCCACACGCTTAATTTTTTTGTATTATTATCCATCCATTTTGTAAATCCCATAATCTCACTATACTACCTAGGGTAAATAAGTATTTATAGTTAACTTATCTAAAAGTTGGTAAATGAATTTCGATTCCATTTTCATCTTTTAATAAACGCCTTTACTAGGAAAAAATATGGGATTGGCATTCCATAACTAACTAGATAAATGAATAATATATTGCAATTATTTTATATTATTATATTGTTTAAAATATAGTTTTATATAATTATTGCAATTATCCTTAATTAATCTGTATGCATAGGGCCTAAATACATGATTCTTAGTAATTATTTTAAAAATCTGTAAAGTGGCTTAATTGACAATAGAACAAAAATTATTATTAATGCCCTCAAATGCTTTATTACAAAAGAAGATATGTAACCACCAATTATAATTCCCAAAGTCATTGCAGCATATTGGGCTAAACCTATGTCCGATATGTTCCATCTCTTTATCTGCTCATCGTACCTGATACCTGTAATCTTTTCTGTATAATCTCCTATCAATGCATCCATTTTTAAAATTGCTTCATCTGACAAATGAATAGACCTCCTATAAATCCTTATTAAATAAGTGATTATTATATTTAACTTTAACTAATGGTAAGTTCTGATTAATAAATACCGATCCCATTACCTATATTTCACATAATTTCACTAGGTTATGGTATTCTATTATTAGGTACTAATACCAAAAACGTGAATATCAAATGCAATAATTATTTGATTATATACTATATATAATATATATTTTGAAATAGTGAGTTTTTGATATTTTTAGTTAGCCAATAAAAAATAAATTATATAAATTTTTATAATTCTGAATATTAGTATCTCCTAATATTAGTAAAATTAATTGCAATAATTATTACAACATATATTCTAAATATTATATAAGTTGACATTTTGAGTTTTTTAGTGATTTTAAAAATTGAGTAATGGAGGTTTCTAGAATAGAGTATTTTAGTTGAATATCCCGCCCTAATTGGATAAATAATTTAATAATTAAAGCTATTCAATAAAATAAGGCCATTAAGGCCTCAGAATTTTTTATTAGTAACCTGAACCAGATCCACTAGTTGAACCTGTTGCCCCAGTTTGCACTACAAATTGGCCATTCATTAAAGGGTGCACATCGCATCTAAAGAAATATGTTCCAACTTTTGTTGGGGCATTAAATTCATAAGTGGTAGTTGCCACGCCTATTATAATTGCTCCAACAAATATGGAATCCTTAGCTTCTGATGTTTCATATATTGCAACGTTGTGAGATTCTCCTGCGTCCAGATTGCTAAATATTAACTTTACATGGGCGCCAGGTGGCACAGTTATAGTGCTCTTGTCAAATGCCATATCTTTGGCTGTAAGATTGATGGTGATCTCCTGTGTTGTTGGTTTAGGGCTTGAGCAGCCTGCTAGGACTACTGAAAATACTAATACCCCTATTAACAAGACATAAATATCTTTTTTCATTTTTCCTCCTTTATTATAATAATTTTATTCCTTTATTAAAAGGACATAATTAATATGTTTATATATATTTAAATTTATCCCATATAATAAATAATATTTTTTCAAAGCTTATTAAAAGCGAACGTTATCATAGATTAACCTAGTTTTGAAAAACGACAAAAGACTATTGAAACATATAAGAACATGATGGGTCTTCAGCTAACATACTATTTGATTTAATGTATGCTCTTGCTCGGCATCCGCCACATATTATTTTGTATTTGCAAGCTCCGCACTTGCCTTCCCAGTTATCCCTGTCTCGCATTTGAGTTAATGCAATGTTATCTTTCCATATTAAATCAAGATTTCCATCTAGGACATTGCCCAAATCCATTCTAAGAAAAGGGCAGGGCATGATAGTTCCTTCACTAGATATTGCCAAAAGGAATCTTCCTGCAGAGCAGCCTCCGACATATTCTATGTATTTACCCCACCCAGGTTTATCAAATTTAGTAAATCCAATCTGCATCAGTTCTTTATTATTTTGTTTTTCAAAATGGAGCTGAGAGATTTCTGGCGCTTGAAGTACTACAATTTTCCTAAAATATTGATCATACTCTTTACGCTTATTTAGGATTTCAGTTAGCATCTTTTCTTTGTTTCCGTTGTCTATGGCCAGAGGATCATTTCCACTTCCGGAGGGGACATAATTTAAAAATATGCATGTGTCCGCCCCAGCATTTTTTGCAAGTTCTAAAAAGCTTTGCACCTCGTCTTTCACTAAGCGAGTAAGCGTCAGAGATAAACCTACAGTAAGGTTTTGTTCTTTACAGAATTTAATGGCGTTGATAGATTTCTTAAAAGAATCCTTTTTCCTGTGGGCATCGTTTATTTCTTCTATAGAACTAAATACACTTATTTCTACATAGCTTATTCCGGATTCTTTGATATTCTTAGCAATCTCCCTATCTAATTGCGTTCCATTTGTTGCAAGAGATGTTGCAAATCCCAGTTTATTGGCATACTCTGCAATTGTAAAAAAGTCATCTCTGAGCAACGGCTCACCTCCTGAAAAGACAAGGGATAAAACGCCTGCCTCTTTGAGATTATCGAGTATTTTGACCCATTTTTCTGTAGGCAGATCGGATTGATTTTCTTTTTTATTTGAATTAATATTAAATGTGTTAACATAACAATAGCTACAGTTTAGATTACAGTATCTTGTAAGTTCTAGAATAACAGAAACTGGTGAATTAAAGGTAAGGGGCTTCCTTAAGCCAAATGAGTTTATCCCTTCCAAAACAGAATGCACACCTTTAGTGTAAGAGGAAAGGGAATATCCTTCAGAAAATGTGGGAACTGTCTTTAGAGAGTTTCTGCTAACTGCAAATCCAAAAAGCCTTAAGAGGGGGATCCAGGGCTTATAAAAGTAGAATAAGATAGTGCACCTTTTACACATTATAGGTTCTTCTTCAGTTTCTATACTGTTTATTATTTGTTCCAGAACAGTCTTATTACATTTAATACAATTAGTTGTTATTTCCGTGATGGAATATTTAATTAGGGGATTTATAGTTAGAGAGTACAATCCTATATCCATTAGTTTATTTCTTATCATCTCAATCTATCTAAGAATTTTTAGTATATATGCTTAATTAAAAATTAAAAAATAAATTTATGGAACTACTAGGTCCATAATTATTGTATCAAATATTCCATTTGGAGAATAAGCGATCAGAGATATCTTGTATGTGCCTGAAGGTACATTTGGCCCAACTGTAAAAGTAGTTTCATATGTGCCAATATTGTGTGCTTTAATCTTTTGTAATTCTGGTGTTGTAATGGCTTCCATCCCTTCTGGCAATCCGACAAATTTAATGTAAACGTTGTTCTGGGTAAAGAATCCTCTGTTCTCAACACCTATAGTTGTATTTTGAACTCCCGGAGCAATAGTAAATGAAGATATTATCTTTCCATCTTGTATAATTGCATCTCCGTTATTTAATGTAAAGCTTTCTATGTCAACTTTTGGATAGAGGATAGTTGCAGGAAGTGAAGGTTTTGGATTGCAGTTCCAGCAGCACTCTCTATAAAGAAATACATTTGTAGTGGGTTGACCTTCCCAATCATCATAGGTAATATTGATACTTGAAGGGATTTTGTTATATGCATAGACTCCAGATATATTGAATGGCCCCGAGGTATTATTTGCAAGAAAATCATCAATTAGAGCTTTGTCCCAACCTGAATAGAAATATAACATGTATGTGTAGTAATTACTACTTTCCTCTTCCAGTGGATTTATTTCATTTCCGTTAAATATTAGGCTGGGAGATTCTGAAGTAATGACTAAAACATATCCTTCTTTTAGTTGGCATTTGCTATTGGGTGGAAGGTATTGATCTTTAAAGGAAGTTGGAATACATCCGTCCTCCAAGGGCTCTTCGTCATCCAGCCCCATATTTATATATTCAAAGAGATACAGTATGAACGATGAAAACGGAAAAGAGAATATATTGGTACTAGAATCATTGCTATTAATAGTTTGTAATTCAGGACATTTTCGGGTATCTATACTTAAATCAGTATTATTAAGACGATAATACTGGGAAGGTGAGCATCTATTAATGTTATAAGAAAACGGTAGGGTTACTCTCTCACCTAAAAGCCCCGGTACCCATGCGCCTGCCAATCCCCTAAAAGTTTCTATCTTTGCATCTGCTTCACATTTGCAGGTAGGGCACTCTTGCTGGCATTCAGCGAGGTATCCTTCATATATCTGATTTAGTCCACTTTGCACATCTTCATCCATTAGTACGGGCTCCTGAATACAGCCGTAGAATTCATTATTATTGACAAAAACTTCAGAAGTCGTGCATCCGGATATAAAAGAAACTACAATTAACAAAGAAATTAATATAGCAATTTTTCCTTTCATAATTGACACCATTATTACAAATTAATGATAGTTACCGATATTTAAATCTATCGGATTCTTTCAAATCGACTAGAATCTCTTGAATACCCTGCAAATTGCCAAAGTAATCCACAAATCATTTTCATCCTCTTTTGGAAGCCCATAGTATACTTTCCATGTTCCATCAGACCTTTGGTTTTCAATTAAATAATCTAACCCCCTCTTGGTGTCATAGTCTTCTTTAGTAAATTTTAACTTGGAAAGAGAGTCAAGAGAAGAAACAATATCCGTCCACCAGAAAGGATAAGCTAGCTTTCCCCAGTATTCGGGTGAGCCGTGATCAGTATAGTTGTCTTTCTTAAAAAATTGGGATTTGAGAAAAGCGCCGGCTTTTCTTATTTCATTTGTTTTTCTGTAGTGCCCATGCGCTGCAAAAGCCCTTAACACTATGCCCGTCACTAGATGAGATGATGGCTTAGTTGGATCATTTTTGATTGGCTCAGTTTGCTCATTTTTATAGAACACTTCAGATATCTTGCATTTTGTAGTTCTAAATGGTATGGCCCAGCCTCCATCATTTTGCCTCATTGATAAAAGCCAATTGATACCAAGATCAATTCTATCATCTTTTCCATAACCTGCT from Methanofastidiosum sp. encodes:
- a CDS encoding cupredoxin domain-containing protein, translating into MKKDIYVLLIGVLVFSVVLAGCSSPKPTTQEITINLTAKDMAFDKSTITVPPGAHVKLIFSNLDAGESHNVAIYETSEAKDSIFVGAIIIGVATTTYEFNAPTKVGTYFFRCDVHPLMNGQFVVQTGATGSTSGSGSGY
- a CDS encoding radical SAM protein, whose translation is MIRNKLMDIGLYSLTINPLIKYSITEITTNCIKCNKTVLEQIINSIETEEEPIMCKRCTILFYFYKPWIPLLRLFGFAVSRNSLKTVPTFSEGYSLSSYTKGVHSVLEGINSFGLRKPLTFNSPVSVILELTRYCNLNCSYCYVNTFNINSNKKENQSDLPTEKWVKILDNLKEAGVLSLVFSGGEPLLRDDFFTIAEYANKLGFATSLATNGTQLDREIAKNIKESGISYVEISVFSSIEEINDAHRKKDSFKKSINAIKFCKEQNLTVGLSLTLTRLVKDEVQSFLELAKNAGADTCIFLNYVPSGSGNDPLAIDNGNKEKMLTEILNKRKEYDQYFRKIVVLQAPEISQLHFEKQNNKELMQIGFTKFDKPGWGKYIEYVGGCSAGRFLLAISSEGTIMPCPFLRMDLGNVLDGNLDLIWKDNIALTQMRDRDNWEGKCGACKYKIICGGCRARAYIKSNSMLAEDPSCSYMFQ